The following coding sequences lie in one Mucilaginibacter sp. KACC 22773 genomic window:
- a CDS encoding alpha-N-acetylglucosaminidase — MKKGLLILIVTVFSLNTYAQVDQKASYEFIERIIPGKSSAFLVEPITADNNKDAFELDSRDGKIVLRGNNGLSVAAALNYYLKTYCFCDIGWNGTNLNLPANLPGVTAKIHKTTPYQYRYYLNYCTFNYTMAWWDWARWQKEIDWMALNGINMPLAITGEEAIWQDVYKSMGFTDKELDAFFCGPAYFSWFWMGNIDAWGGPLPQHWMDSHRALQKKILERERSFGMKPVLSSFTGHVPPSFKDRFPKAKVKRTNWDAGFPDVFILDPDDELFETIGKKYIEAQNKEFGTDHLYSADTFNENVPPTNDSTYLDGMSKKVFRSMTAADPKAVWVMQGWMFHYNNKFWQPQQIKALLNAVPNDQMIVLDLYSDSHPVWNRTEAYYGKPWIWSMLQNFGGNISLFGRMRHVAADPAVALHDPESKNLVGIGITPEGIEQNPALFALMLENVWRDTPIDADAWVNNYAHRRYGQTNANASEAWHILLNTVYSSGLSEGGPESIIVARPTMQKTIDRVLTKLSYDPLKLAKAWQLLVNAADSLKQSDGYQYDVIDVTRQVLANYASPLQQKMASAYKSGDKEAFKQYSTAFLQLMDDMDDLLSTRKDFLLGKWINEARANGITDKEKNLYELNSRDLVTLWGDKESGLSEYSNRQWAGLIKGYYKQRWELYFSQLNKAMTTGAAFDAKAFDTQVKNWEWQWVNKHDNAYTDVAKGDGVQKAKALFAKYNSLVLQAAY; from the coding sequence ATGAAAAAAGGTTTATTGATACTTATTGTTACTGTTTTTAGCTTAAACACCTATGCCCAGGTTGATCAGAAAGCATCGTATGAGTTCATTGAACGTATCATCCCCGGTAAATCAAGCGCGTTCCTGGTTGAGCCAATAACGGCAGATAACAATAAAGACGCGTTTGAACTGGATAGCCGCGATGGTAAAATAGTTTTACGTGGTAACAACGGGTTATCTGTAGCTGCAGCTTTAAATTATTACCTTAAAACCTACTGCTTTTGCGATATAGGCTGGAATGGTACTAATTTAAACCTGCCTGCAAACCTGCCCGGGGTAACCGCCAAAATTCATAAAACCACGCCTTATCAATACCGCTATTACCTTAACTACTGCACATTTAATTATACCATGGCCTGGTGGGACTGGGCCCGCTGGCAAAAGGAAATTGACTGGATGGCGCTCAACGGTATCAACATGCCGCTGGCTATTACCGGCGAAGAAGCTATTTGGCAGGATGTATACAAAAGCATGGGCTTTACCGATAAAGAACTGGATGCATTTTTTTGCGGGCCGGCCTATTTTTCCTGGTTTTGGATGGGCAACATTGATGCCTGGGGCGGCCCGCTGCCACAGCATTGGATGGATAGCCACAGGGCACTGCAAAAAAAGATCCTGGAGCGCGAACGTTCATTCGGCATGAAACCTGTATTGTCGTCATTTACCGGCCACGTACCACCGTCGTTTAAAGACAGGTTCCCGAAAGCCAAAGTAAAAAGAACAAACTGGGATGCAGGCTTTCCTGATGTATTCATTCTTGATCCTGATGATGAACTTTTTGAAACCATCGGCAAAAAATATATCGAAGCTCAAAACAAGGAGTTTGGTACCGACCATTTATACTCGGCCGATACTTTTAACGAGAATGTACCACCCACAAATGATTCAACCTACCTGGATGGCATGAGCAAAAAAGTATTCCGCTCCATGACCGCTGCCGACCCAAAAGCGGTTTGGGTAATGCAGGGCTGGATGTTTCATTACAACAATAAATTCTGGCAGCCGCAACAAATAAAAGCCCTGCTGAACGCGGTACCTAACGACCAAATGATTGTACTTGATTTGTACAGCGATTCGCACCCGGTATGGAACCGTACCGAAGCCTACTATGGCAAGCCCTGGATCTGGAGTATGCTGCAAAACTTTGGCGGCAACATCAGCCTGTTTGGCCGCATGCGCCACGTGGCTGCTGATCCGGCCGTCGCCCTGCATGATCCCGAATCAAAAAACCTGGTTGGTATAGGCATAACGCCCGAAGGTATTGAACAAAACCCGGCCCTGTTTGCCCTGATGCTGGAGAATGTTTGGCGCGATACACCGATTGATGCCGATGCCTGGGTAAATAATTATGCCCACAGGCGCTACGGGCAAACCAATGCCAACGCCTCCGAAGCCTGGCATATATTACTGAACACTGTTTACAGCAGTGGCCTGAGCGAGGGTGGCCCCGAATCGATCATTGTGGCCAGGCCAACCATGCAGAAAACTATCGACAGGGTTTTAACCAAATTGAGCTATGATCCCCTAAAGCTGGCCAAAGCCTGGCAGCTATTGGTAAACGCCGCCGATAGCCTGAAACAAAGCGACGGTTATCAATATGATGTAATTGACGTAACCCGGCAGGTGCTGGCTAATTATGCATCGCCATTGCAGCAAAAAATGGCATCGGCCTACAAAAGCGGCGATAAGGAAGCCTTTAAACAATACAGCACAGCCTTTTTACAGCTGATGGATGACATGGACGATTTGCTAAGCACCCGCAAAGATTTTTTATTGGGCAAATGGATTAACGAGGCCAGGGCCAACGGCATTACCGACAAAGAAAAGAACCTGTATGAACTAAACTCCCGCGACCTGGTAACCCTTTGGGGCGATAAAGAAAGCGGATTGAGCGAATACTCCAACAGGCAGTGGGCCGGCCTGATAAAAGGGTATTACAAACAACGCTGGGAGCTATACTTTAGCCAGCTAAACAAAGCCATGACCACAGGCGCCGCCTTTGATGCCAAAGCGTTTGATACCCAGGTAAAAAACTGGGAATGGCAATGGGTAAACAAACACGATAATGCTTATACCGATGTTGCCAAAGGCGACGGGGTACAAAAGGCGAAGGCGCTGTTTGCAAAGTATAATAGTTTGGTGTTGCAGGCGGCGTATTGA
- a CDS encoding RagB/SusD family nutrient uptake outer membrane protein, with protein MKSNKILYIAIALALFNSSCKKALDLKQQGVYTSDNYFRNETDAVTAVNGIYSILPEEDYIGHAECTFDVPSDDYWRSGDHGEDEGIENLTYDASNAAIRYPWKWRYEEINRATNCIINIPKITAISADIKNRSMGEAYFLRAFGYWRGMLIHGDVPIITEDDYSKQLFNVPKSPIEEVRKQIESDLLKAVDLLPESYDASNLGRVSKGTALGLLTKLYMNWEKLPEAIATGQKVISNSHYALAPNYTDNFTRANETSTEMLFSIQAVQNVLPNDFTVYYIPRPWGGYGFSQPLQGLVNEFEANDPRKAATVLSVGDKVDLGDGKGLTTFTADLSATGFAFKKYAVFNTFADGGGVDHSFAVPLMRSADIYLLVAEALIRTQGAGAGDVLINQIRHRASPLLPPVVGAGMTQLIHERRVELAGEGERHQDLMRWDKKNIVDIAAIYNKAVSKAPLDQSKTVTFVRPKNYYFPLPQVEIDKSKGVLVQNPNF; from the coding sequence ATGAAATCGAACAAAATATTATATATAGCAATAGCACTGGCTTTATTTAACAGCAGCTGTAAAAAAGCACTCGATTTAAAGCAGCAGGGGGTTTATACCTCTGATAATTATTTCAGAAATGAAACAGATGCCGTTACCGCCGTTAATGGGATATACAGCATTTTACCTGAAGAAGATTATATTGGCCATGCCGAATGTACATTTGATGTACCATCTGACGATTACTGGCGCTCGGGCGACCACGGCGAAGATGAAGGTATTGAAAATTTAACTTACGATGCTTCAAACGCGGCTATCAGGTACCCCTGGAAATGGCGCTACGAAGAAATAAACCGCGCTACCAATTGCATTATCAATATCCCTAAAATCACCGCTATATCTGCCGATATTAAAAATCGCAGCATGGGCGAGGCTTATTTTTTAAGAGCGTTTGGCTACTGGCGCGGAATGTTAATTCATGGCGATGTACCAATTATCACAGAGGATGATTACTCGAAACAATTATTTAACGTTCCCAAATCGCCGATTGAAGAAGTTCGTAAACAAATAGAAAGCGATTTGCTGAAGGCTGTTGACCTGCTGCCGGAAAGTTACGATGCTTCAAATCTCGGCCGGGTAAGTAAAGGCACAGCATTGGGGCTTTTAACCAAGCTTTACATGAACTGGGAAAAACTTCCCGAGGCTATTGCAACCGGACAAAAGGTAATATCCAATTCGCATTACGCATTGGCTCCCAATTACACCGATAACTTCACCCGTGCAAATGAAACCAGCACCGAAATGCTTTTTTCTATCCAGGCGGTACAAAACGTGTTACCAAATGATTTTACGGTTTACTATATCCCAAGGCCATGGGGCGGTTACGGCTTTAGCCAGCCTTTACAGGGATTGGTAAATGAGTTTGAAGCTAATGATCCACGTAAAGCTGCAACTGTATTAAGTGTTGGCGACAAAGTTGATCTTGGTGATGGCAAAGGCTTAACTACCTTTACCGCTGATCTGTCGGCAACCGGGTTCGCATTTAAAAAATACGCAGTATTTAACACGTTCGCCGATGGTGGCGGTGTTGATCATAGTTTTGCTGTACCTTTAATGCGGTCGGCCGATATTTACCTGCTGGTAGCCGAAGCTCTTATACGTACACAAGGTGCCGGCGCGGGCGATGTGCTGATAAACCAGATAAGGCACCGGGCTTCGCCATTGTTGCCACCCGTTGTAGGTGCAGGTATGACACAGTTAATACATGAGCGCCGTGTTGAACTTGCCGGTGAAGGCGAGCGCCACCAGGATTTAATGCGCTGGGACAAGAAAAATATTGTTGATATTGCAGCCATATACAACAAGGCGGTTTCAAAAGCACCGCTTGATCAGTCGAAAACAGTGACTTTTGTTCGCCCTAAAAATTATTATTTCCCGCTGCCGCAGGTAGAAATTGATAAGAGTAAAGGCGTTTTAGTACAAAATCCAAACTTTTAA
- a CDS encoding helix-turn-helix domain-containing protein has product MGIHFNLFNIVLLFGIVQGVIISFTLLFPGKDHRQAKYFLAAFLLALAYNSFGTFCWSSGLSLPWFYLFDRSFPYTFIFTTGPSLYLYVKTITGAEKIPAKVILKSYLPAIADLGLRLALMSYGLKKTNHLYHPAALILMVVIFWAYLLSAIRLFRHSSLQMPTAEQFQLASWTKIFLAVLMGVASLWAVTIFGTVLFQLRTLAYFEPIEVLLVIFVYWIGLRSYHCARVVYIQAQHAVKATVDKLTMEDAEVYINLLKNAMETDRLYLDPALSVSKLADILKLNVKLLSAVLNGHLNKGFNTFVNEYRVNDVKQQLLQPAYDHLTNLGIALNCGFKSEATFHRVFKEITGMSPSAFRKNNHQHAADSLT; this is encoded by the coding sequence ATGGGTATTCACTTTAATCTTTTTAATATTGTCCTGCTTTTTGGCATCGTACAAGGGGTGATTATCAGTTTCACCCTATTGTTTCCCGGAAAAGATCACCGGCAGGCTAAATATTTCCTCGCGGCTTTCCTGCTGGCGCTGGCCTATAATAGCTTTGGTACCTTTTGCTGGAGTTCCGGGCTCAGCCTTCCCTGGTTTTATCTTTTTGACCGGAGTTTCCCTTATACGTTTATTTTTACGACCGGGCCCAGCTTATACCTTTATGTCAAGACGATCACAGGCGCCGAAAAAATACCGGCAAAAGTTATATTGAAAAGCTATTTGCCCGCTATCGCAGACCTGGGCCTTCGGTTGGCTTTAATGAGCTACGGCCTAAAAAAGACCAATCATCTTTACCACCCGGCGGCCCTCATCCTGATGGTCGTTATTTTCTGGGCTTACCTGCTATCGGCAATTCGCCTGTTCAGGCACTCGTCATTGCAGATGCCAACGGCAGAACAATTTCAGTTAGCCTCCTGGACCAAAATATTCCTGGCCGTTTTGATGGGTGTCGCATCGCTTTGGGCAGTGACGATCTTCGGCACAGTGCTGTTCCAATTGCGCACACTGGCGTATTTTGAACCCATTGAAGTCCTTTTGGTCATCTTTGTTTACTGGATAGGGTTGAGAAGTTATCATTGCGCAAGGGTTGTATATATCCAGGCTCAACATGCCGTCAAAGCGACTGTAGATAAACTGACCATGGAAGATGCGGAGGTTTATATCAACTTGTTAAAAAATGCCATGGAGACCGACCGCTTATATCTTGACCCTGCACTGTCGGTCAGCAAACTTGCCGATATATTGAAACTCAATGTCAAATTGCTGTCGGCTGTTTTGAATGGGCATCTGAACAAAGGATTCAACACCTTTGTCAACGAATATCGCGTGAATGACGTCAAACAACAACTGCTTCAACCAGCCTATGACCACCTGACCAATCTGGGTATTGCTTTGAATTGCGGATTTAAGTCGGAGGCAACCTTTCATCGTGTCTTTAAAGAGATTACCGGCATGTCTCCGTCCGCATTCCGGAAAAACAACCATCAACATGCCGCTGACAGTTTAACTTAA
- a CDS encoding TonB-dependent receptor, with translation MKKTRRAFAIPGAPVCLKVILLMKAVFLLILVTCMQVSASVYSQQKFTLSIKQTEVSTILAKIQKQSDYRFFYNYAAIKKLGKVDIDVKNASIEQVLNSLMDNKLPYKMADDHVVIISTAETANALLLVKGKVVDGKGEPLIGVNIRLQGTNLGVTTDVNGNFVINAPVNGVLEFSYIGFEKKIVTVTGDQPLSISLVALPSALTEVVVVGYGTSKKVDVTGSVASIKGTDIQNLPVASAAQALDGRASGVNIVRNDGSPGAAPSIRIRGTGTINDANPLIVIDGVPTSNADALSDINPNDIASVEILKDASSSAIYGTRAANGVVLVTTKKGTYNQKLSTSVNFYNGFQNTTKYIKLLTAPDLYKLKRERYTNDGATIDAPWTDTYYATQRTDWQHAIMGTGHVTNGDVSLQGGNDVSNYYLSQSIYNEDGIIDKTNFKRYVTRINSEHKITPWFKLGENVQLSYGNQNGFDNNNSQTGLIFSALRFNPAIPLVNPDGTYGTSKAYANQLGDINSPYATIQEADKYTKKYRVLANAFAEISFLKELKLRVNYAFDGSLIRNYNFNVADVNQTRPNQTSTLTQSEEEVSSQLLESFLTYDKLFGKSHVTFTGGYSYQNFKDYGFTAQRVGYDDTDPDQRVLNQGALQLNSNIIPQPTSLQSGFARLFYDYDSRFLATVTFRADGSSKFAPGNQWGYFPAFSLGWRLSNEQFIKNITWISNLKLTGGYGELGNQNVSPYQYLSLLKIGSTYENNGYAFGGSGVSGAAVTSIANPDITWERAAMTNIALDAGFLNNQLNTTVTWFNKNTKDMLISPPVVGTSGSVAIPNQNIGTMNNKGVEVEVNYQGGDDKLKYSFGANASFIKNKVTQLNGEGTFIGSTVYGRSSQEISRTYQGQSIASFYGWKTDGLYQTQAEIDNDPALKNDSRKSSIRPGDVKFLDLNRDGLIDGNDRTNLGNPNPNVTAGVQGSISYKGFDLSANFTGVFGVSLYNADRMQGIDPTYPFNLYAEDLGRWTGAGTSNTIPRLSLDRANDNYRTSDLFVESGNYFSLKNVTLGYTLPFTWSKKAALKSVKLYASGQNVFMITKYKGYTPELGYTNGNLQRGVDVAQYPSVRTITFGVTVKL, from the coding sequence ATGAAAAAAACAAGAAGGGCATTTGCCATTCCGGGTGCCCCCGTATGCCTTAAAGTTATTTTGCTAATGAAAGCAGTTTTCTTGCTAATCCTGGTTACCTGCATGCAGGTTTCGGCCAGTGTTTATTCACAACAGAAATTTACACTCAGCATTAAGCAAACCGAGGTAAGTACTATACTTGCCAAAATTCAAAAACAAAGCGATTACCGTTTCTTTTACAACTACGCCGCCATAAAAAAACTGGGCAAGGTTGATATTGACGTTAAAAACGCTTCTATCGAACAAGTGTTGAACTCGCTTATGGACAATAAGCTGCCCTACAAAATGGCCGATGACCACGTAGTGATCATATCAACAGCCGAAACCGCCAATGCCCTTTTGCTTGTAAAAGGAAAAGTGGTTGATGGCAAAGGCGAACCGCTCATTGGCGTAAACATCAGGCTGCAGGGTACCAACCTTGGGGTAACAACCGATGTTAACGGTAACTTCGTAATAAATGCCCCGGTTAACGGTGTATTGGAGTTTAGTTATATAGGCTTCGAGAAAAAGATAGTGACCGTAACCGGTGACCAGCCTTTGTCGATCTCCCTTGTTGCTTTACCATCAGCTTTAACAGAAGTTGTTGTAGTAGGCTATGGCACCAGTAAGAAAGTAGATGTAACCGGTTCTGTAGCCAGCATTAAAGGTACTGATATTCAAAACTTGCCGGTAGCATCAGCTGCACAGGCTTTGGATGGCCGCGCCAGTGGTGTAAACATTGTGCGTAACGATGGTTCGCCGGGTGCTGCGCCAAGTATCAGGATCCGTGGTACGGGTACTATTAATGATGCCAACCCCCTTATTGTTATTGACGGCGTACCAACCAGCAACGCCGATGCGTTAAGTGATATTAACCCTAATGATATTGCATCTGTCGAAATATTAAAGGATGCATCCTCAAGTGCTATTTATGGTACAAGGGCTGCAAATGGTGTGGTGCTGGTTACTACCAAGAAGGGTACTTACAATCAAAAGCTATCAACATCGGTTAATTTTTACAACGGTTTTCAAAATACAACCAAATACATTAAGCTGCTTACCGCTCCTGATTTGTACAAATTGAAAAGAGAGCGGTATACCAATGATGGTGCTACTATAGATGCGCCATGGACCGATACCTATTATGCAACTCAGCGTACTGATTGGCAGCATGCCATTATGGGTACAGGGCATGTAACCAATGGCGATGTAAGTTTACAAGGTGGTAACGATGTATCTAATTATTATCTTTCGCAATCAATTTATAACGAAGACGGTATCATCGACAAAACCAACTTTAAACGCTACGTTACCCGTATCAATTCTGAACATAAAATAACCCCATGGTTTAAGCTGGGCGAGAATGTGCAGTTATCTTACGGCAATCAAAATGGATTTGATAATAACAACTCGCAAACAGGTTTAATTTTCTCGGCTTTACGGTTTAACCCCGCTATACCCCTGGTTAATCCCGATGGTACATACGGAACATCAAAAGCTTATGCCAACCAGTTAGGTGATATTAACAGCCCTTATGCCACCATTCAGGAGGCCGATAAGTACACAAAAAAATATCGTGTACTGGCTAACGCGTTTGCTGAAATTTCATTTTTAAAGGAATTGAAACTGCGTGTTAACTATGCGTTTGACGGCTCGCTAATACGCAATTACAACTTTAATGTTGCCGATGTTAACCAGACAAGGCCAAACCAAACATCTACCCTTACACAAAGCGAGGAGGAAGTATCGTCTCAGCTGCTCGAATCATTCTTAACCTACGATAAGCTTTTCGGTAAAAGCCACGTAACCTTTACTGGTGGCTATTCTTATCAAAACTTTAAAGACTACGGCTTTACAGCGCAAAGAGTTGGCTATGATGATACCGACCCCGATCAAAGAGTACTTAACCAGGGTGCCCTTCAGCTTAACTCAAATATAATACCACAGCCAACATCTCTTCAGTCGGGTTTTGCAAGGCTGTTTTATGATTACGACAGCAGGTTTCTGGCAACGGTAACTTTCCGCGCGGATGGATCTTCAAAATTTGCCCCCGGTAACCAGTGGGGTTATTTTCCGGCCTTTTCATTGGGATGGAGGCTGTCTAACGAGCAATTTATTAAAAACATAACCTGGATAAGCAATCTTAAATTAACCGGTGGTTATGGCGAACTCGGAAATCAGAATGTTAGCCCCTACCAATACTTAAGTTTATTAAAAATAGGAAGCACCTACGAAAACAATGGCTACGCATTTGGCGGCTCGGGAGTAAGTGGTGCCGCAGTTACCAGCATTGCCAACCCCGATATTACCTGGGAAAGGGCTGCCATGACCAACATTGCACTTGATGCCGGTTTTTTAAATAACCAGTTAAATACTACTGTAACGTGGTTTAATAAAAACACCAAAGATATGCTGATATCGCCTCCGGTAGTAGGCACATCAGGTTCGGTAGCAATCCCTAACCAAAATATTGGCACCATGAATAACAAAGGTGTTGAGGTTGAGGTTAATTACCAGGGCGGCGATGATAAATTAAAATACTCGTTTGGCGCAAATGCATCTTTCATTAAAAACAAGGTAACCCAGTTAAATGGCGAAGGCACGTTTATAGGTTCTACTGTTTACGGCCGCTCAAGCCAGGAAATTTCACGTACTTACCAGGGCCAATCGATAGCGTCGTTCTATGGCTGGAAAACAGATGGATTATATCAAACCCAGGCCGAGATAGACAATGATCCCGCGCTTAAAAATGATTCGCGCAAAAGCTCGATTAGGCCTGGCGACGTTAAATTTCTGGATTTAAACAGAGATGGTTTAATTGATGGTAACGACCGCACCAACCTGGGCAATCCTAACCCGAATGTTACAGCAGGTGTCCAGGGCAGTATATCGTACAAAGGGTTTGATTTATCGGCCAATTTTACCGGTGTATTTGGCGTAAGCTTATACAATGCCGATAGGATGCAGGGCATCGATCCAACTTATCCGTTTAACCTGTATGCCGAAGATTTAGGCCGCTGGACAGGCGCCGGTACAAGCAATACCATTCCCCGTTTATCGCTTGACCGTGCTAATGATAACTACCGCACATCCGATTTGTTTGTAGAAAGCGGTAACTATTTCAGCCTTAAAAACGTCACGTTGGGCTATACTTTACCTTTCACATGGTCTAAAAAAGCCGCCCTTAAAAGTGTAAAATTGTACGCTTCCGGGCAAAATGTCTTTATGATAACCAAATACAAAGGCTATACACCCGAGTTAGGTTATACCAACGGCAACCTGCAGCGCGGCGTTGATGTGGCTCAGTACCCATCGGTACGTACAATTACATTCGGTGTAACAGTTAAATTATAA
- a CDS encoding FecR family protein, whose amino-acid sequence MGKSRFIELMAKSMDGSANKEELDELELFLKQHPGYKKIQQVTDALTGTLNNNDEILPTTINSKLDELWVKIKDSEETETEIFAGNVRPFNWRWLGAAAAVAVLGLFGFLFYSQRANQQLNAAVTKKIDVPFGKMMQVTLSDGTKVKLNAGSHFSYPSVFEAGQREVNLEGEGFFEVTKNPKKPFLVHTAGFTVKVLGTVFNVKAYRDDKTTETTLLKGKVQVELADDPEKKIILSPHEKLTINNPAQIVPNQFAKATVAKIKYEVATLPVVSNDAYVENAWIDHKIMFANNDFEDVARQMERKYNVKIVFADEALKKEQISGVLENESLDTALNFLRQIVPLQSKIDGSTVYLSYKNKK is encoded by the coding sequence ATGGGAAAATCAAGATTTATTGAGCTGATGGCTAAAAGTATGGACGGATCGGCCAATAAGGAAGAGTTGGATGAACTCGAACTATTCTTAAAACAACACCCCGGATATAAAAAAATTCAGCAAGTAACAGATGCCTTAACAGGTACACTTAATAACAACGACGAAATTTTGCCCACAACCATAAACAGTAAGCTGGATGAGTTATGGGTTAAAATAAAAGATTCTGAAGAAACAGAAACCGAAATTTTTGCAGGCAACGTACGGCCATTTAACTGGAGGTGGCTTGGCGCGGCTGCGGCTGTCGCCGTGCTCGGTTTGTTTGGCTTTTTGTTTTATAGCCAGCGGGCCAACCAACAGCTTAACGCCGCTGTAACAAAAAAAATTGACGTGCCTTTTGGCAAAATGATGCAGGTTACTTTATCAGATGGTACCAAAGTGAAGCTGAATGCGGGCAGTCATTTTTCGTACCCTTCGGTTTTCGAGGCCGGGCAAAGGGAGGTTAATTTAGAAGGGGAGGGCTTTTTTGAAGTGACCAAAAATCCGAAGAAACCATTTTTGGTGCACACCGCCGGCTTCACGGTAAAAGTTTTAGGTACAGTATTTAACGTAAAAGCTTACCGCGATGATAAAACTACCGAAACTACTTTATTAAAAGGAAAGGTGCAGGTTGAGCTGGCCGATGACCCGGAAAAGAAGATCATTTTATCGCCGCATGAAAAACTGACCATTAATAACCCGGCACAAATTGTACCTAATCAGTTTGCTAAGGCTACTGTTGCCAAGATAAAATATGAAGTAGCCACATTACCGGTTGTAAGCAATGATGCCTATGTGGAAAATGCCTGGATAGACCACAAAATTATGTTTGCCAATAATGATTTTGAAGATGTTGCCCGGCAAATGGAACGCAAATACAACGTAAAAATAGTTTTTGCAGACGAAGCCCTTAAAAAAGAGCAGATAAGCGGCGTGCTTGAAAATGAAAGCCTGGATACTGCCCTGAATTTCCTGAGACAAATTGTGCCGTTGCAATCAAAAATTGATGGCAGTACGGTGTACTTATCCTATAAGAACAAAAAATAA